Proteins co-encoded in one Peptococcaceae bacterium 1198_IL3148 genomic window:
- a CDS encoding Crp/Fnr family transcriptional regulator — protein MRKFTIVCDLKGEDLQNFQANVKKHHVKAGQLIYSEGEECNGLYIVMHGLIKLYYESIDGKEQIVDIIEPGGVFGNVSLAQASTCDVSAEGYEDGIYCSIPLTYYQELIQTKPQVALRLLSVLEGQLTKSRKTIRDLALKRARQRMASIINRLAADEYQNGAAGREISLPITVQTLAFMSGLTQETASRVLSEFRKENIISLKSRKLKILQPDKLREATIQP, from the coding sequence GTGCGTAAATTCACCATTGTGTGTGATTTAAAGGGTGAAGATTTGCAGAATTTTCAGGCCAACGTCAAAAAACATCATGTCAAAGCCGGCCAATTGATCTACTCTGAAGGCGAAGAATGTAATGGCCTCTATATAGTCATGCACGGCCTAATTAAATTGTATTACGAAAGTATTGATGGCAAGGAACAAATTGTCGATATCATTGAGCCTGGTGGAGTTTTTGGCAACGTATCCTTGGCCCAGGCCAGCACATGTGATGTCAGTGCTGAGGGCTATGAAGATGGAATATACTGTAGTATTCCGTTAACATACTATCAAGAACTAATTCAAACTAAGCCCCAGGTAGCATTACGACTGTTGTCGGTACTGGAAGGTCAGTTAACTAAATCCAGAAAAACCATTAGAGATTTAGCCTTAAAACGTGCCCGACAGAGAATGGCCTCCATTATAAATAGGTTAGCAGCGGATGAGTACCAAAACGGAGCCGCTGGCCGTGAAATCAGCCTGCCCATTACGGTACAAACACTGGCCTTTATGAGTGGGCTCACCCAAGAAACCGCATCCCGGGTACTGAGTGAGTTTCGTAAAGAAAACATCATTAGCCTCAAAAGCCGCAAATTAAAAATTTTGCAGCCTGACAAACTAAGGGAAGCCACAATACAACCATAA
- a CDS encoding 4Fe-4S binding protein produces MFMITIDNTNCDGCGACVDPCPASLLELVGEKAEITGEPTDCMGCETCVAICPNGCYTVQEL; encoded by the coding sequence ATGTTTATGATTACCATTGATAACACCAACTGTGACGGCTGCGGAGCCTGTGTAGATCCATGTCCAGCAAGTTTGTTAGAATTGGTGGGTGAAAAGGCTGAAATCACTGGCGAACCAACTGACTGTATGGGTTGCGAAACCTGTGTGGCAATTTGTCCCAACGGCTGTTATACTGTTCAGGAACTATAA
- a CDS encoding NapC/NirT family cytochrome c — MKRKILKTLLILSTLAVLAIFAIKIPFISHQLDGPKFCGSCHLMKPWVDTYIQSSHSEWATCGGCHIPHNVVSGAFYKAFTGTRDGIYMLIGHVPDRIRISGHGAKVVNDNCLSCHQDVMSTVGYPLADRNKNCFDCHRDLPHNRQGLQKGGQPN, encoded by the coding sequence ATGAAAAGAAAAATTCTAAAAACACTGCTGATATTATCCACACTGGCAGTGTTAGCGATATTTGCCATTAAGATCCCCTTTATTTCACATCAATTGGACGGACCAAAATTCTGTGGCAGTTGTCACCTGATGAAACCTTGGGTGGACACCTACATCCAGTCTTCCCACAGTGAATGGGCCACCTGTGGCGGCTGCCACATCCCCCATAATGTTGTTAGCGGCGCCTTTTATAAGGCATTCACTGGAACTAGAGATGGCATCTATATGCTAATTGGACATGTACCGGACCGGATTCGCATCAGCGGTCACGGAGCCAAAGTGGTCAACGATAACTGCTTAAGTTGCCATCAAGATGTGATGTCAACGGTGGGGTACCCGTTGGCAGATCGCAACAAAAATTGTTTTGATTGTCACCGTGATTTACCACATAATCGCCAAGGGTTACAGAAAGGAGGGCAGCCCAATTGA
- a CDS encoding YitT family protein: MDRKTRVKFAKAQRTSLAILKKIMAITVGSVLIAVSFNALIIPYGILAGGTSGLALVGDYLLNIPINLGILALNVPIFLWGLRELNRQFTLYSLIGMLVVVVALPLSKPYIPVPELDIFLASVFSGIINGFGVGIVIKAGASTGGTDIIAVIIKRKKNISVGATAFYFNIFVLALSIFFFDLKVILYTVINMWVSGRATNLVLEGINHNKSVMIISNKNDLIADRILTELHRGVTYLDGYGAYSGQKRQVINCVVNHFEIAKLKEIVAETDKRAFMFVTETVEVTGKGFDLKRNKA, translated from the coding sequence GTGGATCGAAAGACAAGGGTGAAGTTTGCTAAAGCCCAAAGAACTTCCCTGGCAATACTAAAAAAAATAATGGCCATCACAGTTGGTAGCGTCCTCATTGCGGTATCCTTTAATGCCTTAATTATACCCTACGGCATCCTTGCTGGGGGAACCAGTGGCTTGGCGCTGGTGGGTGACTATCTGCTGAATATTCCTATTAACTTAGGCATTTTAGCATTAAATGTTCCCATTTTTTTATGGGGCTTAAGGGAATTAAATCGGCAGTTTACATTATATAGCCTAATTGGTATGTTGGTGGTGGTGGTGGCACTGCCCCTGTCCAAGCCTTATATTCCAGTACCGGAGCTAGATATCTTTTTAGCTTCGGTGTTTTCTGGCATAATTAATGGTTTTGGGGTGGGCATTGTGATCAAAGCCGGTGCCTCCACCGGTGGTACCGACATTATTGCGGTTATTATAAAAAGGAAAAAGAATATTTCAGTGGGGGCCACCGCCTTTTACTTTAACATCTTCGTTCTAGCTCTATCGATATTTTTCTTTGATTTAAAAGTAATTTTATATACCGTTATTAATATGTGGGTTTCGGGGAGAGCCACCAACCTTGTGTTAGAAGGAATAAACCATAATAAGTCAGTGATGATTATTTCAAATAAAAACGATTTGATTGCTGACCGAATTTTAACAGAACTGCACCGGGGAGTAACATACTTAGATGGCTACGGTGCCTATTCGGGTCAAAAGAGACAGGTGATAAACTGTGTGGTAAACCATTTTGAAATTGCTAAACTAAAGGAAATTGTGGCAGAAACAGACAAGCGAGCCTTTATGTTTGTGACAGAAACTGTGGAGGTAACTGGTAAAGGGTTTGATTTAAAAAGAAACAAAGCTTAA
- the cooS gene encoding anaerobic carbon-monoxide dehydrogenase catalytic subunit: MGREVPHRVDGRISIHDSVQEMYEKRLVPDGMSNVFDRYDPQEKIRCNFCVEGVSCQLCSNGPCRISQKSGAELGTCGISPDAMAMRDMLLRNVMGTSTYAHHAFMAFSTLKSTAQGKTPFKITDQEKLYQMCKDLGVDASGTVEQAAERLADFFIAEMSNDYREPSKVIQVYAPKKRQKVWQDLAIYPAGVLHEIKDATASCLTNVDGDYISLARKAMRLGIAAVYGAQLPLEMCQDILFGTPSPHEVDMDLGVMDPDYVNIVFNGHEPWVGVATIYEAKKPEWQEKAKQAGAKGIRVVGSIETGQELLQRFQMDEVFVGHIGNWLSIEPLLATGTVDVFAMDENCSPPNLHPYGEKYKVTLVSVNDLVRIPKVDKNLDYKPPEAVNIAGQLLDWGIANFRVRKEQVKPYVPQKKTKAIAGFSTEAVVKALGGKLDPLVDAIKAGKIKGAVAIVNCSTLKNGPQDYVTVNLAKELVKRDILVLAGGCGNHGLEVAGMANMDALQYAGTGLKEICQALGIPPVLSFGTCTDTGRIATVVTALADYLDVDTSDLPVAVSAPEYMEQKATIDGIFAMAYGLYTHLSPVPPVTGGPELAKLLTEDVENMVGGKIALGDDPFKAAQDIEAHINKKRAALGI; this comes from the coding sequence ATGGGTAGAGAAGTGCCGCACCGCGTAGATGGACGCATAAGTATCCACGACTCGGTACAGGAAATGTATGAAAAAAGATTAGTGCCCGATGGTATGAGTAATGTTTTTGACCGTTATGATCCCCAGGAAAAAATTCGTTGTAACTTTTGTGTTGAGGGGGTGAGTTGTCAACTTTGCAGTAACGGACCCTGCAGAATTTCGCAAAAATCTGGGGCTGAACTGGGTACCTGCGGCATCAGTCCCGATGCCATGGCGATGCGGGATATGCTGTTAAGAAACGTAATGGGTACATCCACCTATGCCCACCATGCCTTTATGGCCTTTAGCACGCTAAAGTCCACCGCCCAAGGCAAAACACCCTTTAAAATTACCGATCAGGAAAAGCTGTATCAGATGTGCAAAGACTTGGGTGTTGATGCTTCCGGTACTGTGGAGCAGGCCGCTGAACGGCTGGCTGATTTCTTCATTGCAGAGATGTCTAATGATTACCGGGAACCAAGCAAAGTAATTCAAGTGTATGCACCCAAGAAAAGGCAAAAGGTGTGGCAAGACTTGGCAATTTACCCTGCGGGGGTGTTGCATGAAATTAAAGATGCCACTGCCAGCTGTTTAACCAACGTAGATGGCGACTACATATCGCTGGCCCGCAAAGCGATGCGCTTGGGCATTGCTGCGGTTTATGGTGCACAACTGCCGTTAGAAATGTGTCAGGATATTCTCTTTGGTACACCAAGCCCCCACGAAGTGGATATGGACTTAGGGGTAATGGATCCGGATTATGTAAATATTGTTTTCAACGGTCACGAGCCCTGGGTGGGGGTGGCCACAATTTATGAAGCCAAAAAACCCGAATGGCAGGAAAAGGCCAAGCAGGCTGGGGCCAAAGGCATCAGAGTGGTGGGCAGTATTGAAACCGGACAGGAACTGCTGCAAAGATTCCAAATGGATGAAGTGTTTGTTGGGCACATTGGTAACTGGCTGTCCATAGAACCACTTTTGGCCACCGGTACAGTGGACGTATTTGCTATGGATGAAAACTGTTCACCGCCGAATTTACATCCCTATGGGGAAAAATACAAAGTGACTTTGGTGTCGGTCAATGACCTGGTGAGAATACCAAAGGTTGACAAAAACTTAGATTACAAGCCACCGGAGGCAGTTAACATTGCCGGACAACTTTTGGACTGGGGCATTGCCAACTTCCGGGTGAGAAAAGAACAGGTAAAACCATATGTACCCCAAAAGAAAACCAAAGCGATAGCCGGTTTTTCCACTGAAGCTGTGGTTAAAGCACTGGGTGGAAAGTTAGACCCCCTGGTTGATGCTATTAAAGCTGGCAAGATTAAAGGGGCAGTGGCCATTGTTAACTGCAGTACCTTAAAGAACGGTCCTCAGGATTATGTAACGGTTAACCTGGCCAAAGAACTGGTTAAGCGGGATATTTTGGTGTTGGCCGGTGGTTGTGGTAACCACGGTTTAGAGGTGGCCGGCATGGCTAACATGGATGCGCTACAGTATGCCGGGACTGGCTTGAAAGAAATTTGCCAAGCTCTAGGTATACCACCGGTTCTGAGTTTTGGTACCTGTACCGATACTGGAAGAATTGCAACGGTAGTAACGGCTCTGGCAGATTATTTGGATGTGGATACATCTGATTTGCCGGTGGCAGTCAGTGCTCCAGAGTACATGGAGCAAAAGGCTACCATTGATGGTATATTTGCCATGGCTTATGGACTATACACTCACCTTTCCCCGGTGCCCCCTGTAACCGGTGGGCCGGAACTGGCTAAACTGCTGACCGAAGATGTGGAAAACATGGTGGGCGGTAAAATAGCACTGGGAGATGACCCCTTTAAAGCAGCCCAGGATATTGAAGCACATATTAATAAAAAACGGGCCGCCCTGGGCATTTAG
- a CDS encoding DNA topoisomerase III, giving the protein MGKTLVLAEKPSVARDLARVLKCKQKGNGYLEGDKYIVTWALGHLVTLAEPEVYHDKYKTWNLTDLPILPQQLKLVVIKQTGKQFNAVKSQMLRKEVSQIVIATDAGREGELVARWIIEKAKVKKPTKRLWISSVTDKAIIDGFKNLRDGKLYENLYASAVARAEADWLVGINATRALTTKFNAQLSCGRVQTPTLAMIAKRELEIQNFKPRPYYGLTAAANGLKLVWQDHKTKDIKTFDENKCVNILNTIANKNAEIVEVTKTYKKALSPQLYDLTELQRDANKIFSYSAKETLAIMQRLYEQHKVLTYPRTDSRYITTDIVDTLKERLKACASPYDKMAAKVLRNPIKANKNFVDNSKVTDHHAIIPTEQPVYLEALSHKERNIYDLVVKRFLAVLYPPFEYQQTTIKALIGNETFIAKGKVVIAQGWKEVYQNTVDEETDEGFAEQILPDLTKGDILKVTSVIQTKGETKPPAPFNEGSLLSAMENPVKYMAGENKELIKTIGKTGGLGTVATRADIIEKLFNNFLIEQRGKDIYITAKGKQLLELVPEDLKSPALTASWEQKLEAIAKGQLNKNAFVGEMKNYAQVVVDQIKNSDKRFKHDNITGSRCPQCGKFLLEVKGKRGKMLVCQDRECGYRKGLSKVTNARCPNCHKKMELHGEGEGQIFVCQCGYREKLSAFNERRKNEKNGKVSKKDISQYLKQQNKKDDFANPALAEALAKLKLK; this is encoded by the coding sequence ATGGGTAAAACATTGGTGTTGGCCGAAAAACCTTCAGTGGCTAGGGATTTGGCCAGAGTGCTAAAATGCAAACAAAAGGGTAACGGTTATTTGGAAGGGGATAAGTATATTGTTACTTGGGCGTTAGGTCATTTAGTAACTTTGGCTGAGCCTGAGGTTTACCATGATAAATATAAAACTTGGAATTTAACGGATTTGCCCATACTGCCACAACAGCTTAAATTGGTGGTAATCAAGCAAACTGGTAAGCAATTCAACGCCGTTAAAAGCCAAATGCTGCGTAAAGAAGTATCACAAATTGTCATTGCCACCGATGCCGGTCGAGAGGGCGAGTTGGTGGCCCGGTGGATTATTGAAAAGGCGAAAGTAAAAAAACCAACTAAACGGTTGTGGATTTCCTCGGTTACCGATAAAGCAATTATTGATGGTTTTAAAAATTTGCGGGATGGCAAATTATATGAAAATCTTTACGCCTCTGCGGTGGCCAGGGCAGAAGCAGATTGGCTGGTGGGAATTAATGCCACCAGAGCGTTAACCACTAAGTTTAATGCCCAATTATCATGTGGTCGGGTGCAAACGCCTACATTGGCCATGATAGCTAAAAGAGAGTTGGAAATACAGAACTTTAAACCGCGACCATACTACGGATTGACAGCAGCGGCCAATGGATTGAAGTTAGTTTGGCAGGACCATAAAACCAAGGATATTAAAACCTTTGATGAAAATAAATGTGTCAATATCCTTAACACCATTGCCAATAAAAATGCAGAAATTGTAGAGGTGACTAAAACTTACAAAAAAGCGCTATCGCCTCAACTTTATGATTTAACTGAATTACAGAGGGACGCTAACAAAATTTTTAGCTACTCGGCAAAGGAAACGTTGGCCATTATGCAAAGGTTGTACGAGCAGCACAAGGTGTTAACCTATCCGCGAACCGATTCGCGGTACATCACCACAGATATTGTTGATACCCTCAAGGAACGCCTTAAAGCCTGTGCATCACCATATGACAAGATGGCTGCCAAAGTATTGAGAAACCCCATTAAGGCTAATAAAAACTTTGTGGACAACAGTAAAGTTACTGACCACCATGCCATTATTCCCACCGAGCAACCGGTTTACTTAGAGGCGTTGAGCCATAAAGAGCGGAATATATATGATCTGGTGGTGAAACGGTTTCTAGCTGTTTTGTATCCGCCCTTTGAATACCAACAAACCACCATTAAAGCTTTAATTGGCAATGAAACCTTTATTGCTAAAGGTAAGGTAGTTATTGCCCAAGGATGGAAAGAAGTCTATCAAAATACGGTGGATGAAGAAACCGATGAGGGTTTTGCCGAACAAATACTGCCGGATCTAACTAAAGGAGATATATTAAAGGTAACGTCGGTTATTCAAACTAAGGGAGAAACTAAGCCACCAGCACCCTTTAACGAGGGCAGTTTACTGTCAGCGATGGAGAATCCAGTGAAATATATGGCTGGGGAGAATAAAGAGTTAATTAAGACCATTGGCAAAACCGGTGGATTGGGTACAGTGGCCACCCGGGCTGATATTATTGAGAAATTGTTCAACAACTTTTTAATTGAGCAGCGGGGCAAAGATATTTATATTACCGCCAAGGGCAAACAATTGTTGGAATTGGTACCAGAAGATTTGAAATCTCCGGCATTAACTGCTTCTTGGGAACAAAAGCTAGAGGCTATTGCCAAAGGTCAACTGAATAAAAATGCCTTTGTTGGCGAAATGAAAAACTATGCCCAAGTTGTAGTTGATCAAATAAAAAACAGTGACAAAAGATTTAAACACGACAATATTACCGGCAGTAGATGTCCTCAGTGCGGCAAATTTTTGCTGGAGGTTAAAGGGAAGCGGGGCAAAATGTTGGTGTGCCAAGATCGGGAATGTGGCTATCGCAAAGGTTTAAGCAAGGTAACCAATGCCCGTTGTCCCAACTGCCATAAAAAAATGGAGTTGCACGGCGAGGGAGAGGGGCAAATTTTTGTTTGCCAGTGCGGGTATCGAGAAAAGCTGTCTGCTTTTAATGAACGCCGGAAAAACGAAAAGAATGGAAAAGTATCTAAAAAGGATATTTCTCAATACCTCAAGCAACAAAACAAAAAAGACGATTTTGCCAACCCGGCGTTGGCAGAAGCCTTGGCTAAGCTAAAGTTGAAATAG
- a CDS encoding hemerythrin domain-containing protein — MNIDSLKRQHKEIIEVVQKIERMLQPQTVEQKSFDIAIQIGMLAGKLLIHLKSEDQYLYPALTQHSNKNIQLISKRFMSEMGTIAEVFTKYKTTYMVASNIKAKPEQFIADSNKIFETIKKRILAEDKDLYPLLN, encoded by the coding sequence ATGAACATAGACAGTTTAAAAAGACAACACAAAGAAATCATTGAGGTTGTTCAAAAAATAGAAAGGATGCTGCAACCGCAAACAGTTGAGCAAAAAAGTTTTGATATTGCTATCCAAATAGGAATGTTGGCAGGTAAACTGTTGATCCACTTAAAATCAGAAGACCAGTACTTATATCCCGCTTTAACACAGCATTCTAACAAAAATATACAACTGATTAGCAAAAGGTTCATGTCGGAAATGGGTACCATCGCAGAGGTTTTTACTAAGTACAAAACCACTTATATGGTTGCCAGCAATATTAAAGCAAAGCCAGAACAATTTATAGCTGATTCCAATAAAATTTTTGAAACCATAAAGAAAAGAATACTGGCGGAAGACAAAGACCTGTACCCATTATTAAATTAA
- a CDS encoding TIGR04076 family protein, producing the protein MGKRPKIRITVINKIGPGVCHRGHKIGDTFDFDSERGKICPMAMHVLFPVVDILRYGGSFPWEEDENTGVFCCPDVKVINVFKVEKITE; encoded by the coding sequence ATGGGTAAACGGCCGAAAATAAGAATTACTGTGATTAATAAAATTGGTCCAGGGGTTTGTCATCGTGGTCATAAAATTGGAGATACGTTTGATTTTGATAGCGAAAGGGGAAAAATATGTCCAATGGCCATGCATGTATTATTTCCCGTTGTGGATATTTTAAGGTATGGTGGCAGTTTTCCTTGGGAAGAAGATGAGAATACCGGGGTGTTTTGCTGTCCCGATGTTAAAGTGATTAACGTTTTCAAAGTGGAGAAAATCACTGAGTAG
- a CDS encoding ammonia-forming cytochrome c nitrite reductase subunit c552 → MKNKTILIALSVVVAILVLGVLYTVFTINNRDLHEIALKPNPEEIQQTPVDNEVWGKYYPRHWESYQKGLQSDTQTKWGGNTKESKLDRFPYLKTLYAGMGYSEEFWEPRGHPYALDDITSVPASRRKTGGACLTCKAPEVPGLIEQYGDAFYTTPFDEMAKNVDNPIGCANCHDPETNELKVVQPALINAWERQGKDITEANRQELRTLVCAQCHVTYYFKDGTKETTFPWDEGFKADEAYQYYQKLNYSEWEHPIVQTGLVKARHPDYEFFLGSTHHSAGVSCADCHMPYVKEGDSKITSHWWVSPLITIKESCTQCHTQGEDYLRERVYNIQDQHDELMDVGAEAMITAVDTISQALKTPGVDQELLKQSQDRYREAFWHFDWISTANSMGFHNPQEGAKVIGQSIQYANEATRYAREAILKASE, encoded by the coding sequence TTGAAAAATAAAACCATATTAATTGCTTTAAGCGTTGTGGTAGCCATACTGGTGCTCGGGGTTCTTTATACTGTGTTCACCATCAATAATCGCGATCTGCATGAAATAGCCCTAAAACCAAACCCCGAAGAAATTCAACAAACCCCAGTGGACAATGAAGTTTGGGGTAAGTACTACCCCCGGCATTGGGAAAGTTACCAAAAGGGGCTGCAAAGTGATACCCAAACCAAATGGGGTGGTAACACCAAGGAATCAAAACTGGACAGATTTCCCTATCTTAAAACGCTATACGCTGGTATGGGCTACTCCGAGGAGTTCTGGGAACCCCGGGGCCACCCATACGCATTGGATGACATCACCAGCGTACCGGCATCCAGACGTAAAACCGGTGGTGCCTGCTTAACCTGTAAAGCTCCGGAAGTGCCAGGCTTAATTGAGCAATACGGGGATGCATTCTACACCACTCCCTTTGATGAAATGGCGAAAAATGTTGACAATCCCATCGGCTGTGCCAACTGTCACGACCCAGAAACTAACGAATTGAAGGTTGTTCAGCCAGCTTTAATTAACGCCTGGGAAAGACAGGGCAAAGACATTACTGAAGCCAACAGGCAGGAACTGCGCACCTTAGTTTGTGCCCAATGCCATGTAACCTACTATTTCAAGGATGGCACCAAGGAAACCACCTTCCCTTGGGATGAAGGTTTCAAGGCAGATGAAGCCTATCAATATTATCAAAAACTCAATTATTCTGAATGGGAGCATCCAATCGTTCAAACCGGTTTAGTTAAAGCGCGGCACCCAGACTATGAATTTTTCTTGGGCAGTACTCACCACTCGGCCGGCGTATCCTGTGCAGACTGTCATATGCCCTATGTTAAAGAAGGGGACAGCAAAATCACCTCCCACTGGTGGGTAAGTCCGCTGATTACTATAAAAGAATCATGTACCCAGTGCCATACCCAGGGTGAAGATTACCTCAGGGAAAGGGTCTATAACATCCAGGACCAACACGATGAGTTAATGGATGTGGGTGCCGAAGCAATGATTACCGCGGTTGATACCATCTCCCAAGCTCTCAAGACACCGGGGGTGGACCAAGAATTGCTGAAACAGTCCCAGGATAGATACCGCGAAGCCTTTTGGCATTTTGATTGGATCAGTACAGCCAACAGCATGGGTTTTCATAATCCCCAAGAGGGTGCTAAAGTGATTGGCCAATCCATTCAGTATGCCAATGAAGCAACCAGGTACGCCAGGGAGGCTATTTTAAAGGCATCAGAGTAA
- a CDS encoding nitrite/sulfite reductase, producing the protein MQRIWAQDTSNLNKHELIKLKKDGLDILDDLNNYSQQGFKAINEEDLDLMKWAGLYSHKSADGHFMMRVKIPGGIMSSTQARTLAGISQDFGRGLVDITTRQAIQFHWLTVENTPEIYKRLTDVGLSSVEACGDCPRTVVGNPLHGIDPNEVLDASQLVQQVYNFFQNNREFSNLPRKYKISISGNQFNVNHAEINDIAFTPAVKEIAGNKVKGFHVKVGGGLSTKPHLAQILDIFVRPEEVLKVAVASTTIFRDHGYRGLRSHNRLKFLVADWGPEKFKEELLKLAGPLANRGEDLSKGWNAGYFYGVHQQKQPGLCYVGLSVPLGRMDAAELDELARLAEKYGDGSIRTCNSQNIIIANVPKAQVPSLLAEKLLQRLTPFAKTFLAHAVSCPGNQFCNKAVVETKERLRSIAEYLDQHIEIDIPIRINASGCPNSCGQHQIADIGLQGSVTKIDGKRTDAFEILIGGWLGNTPGFATKLIGRIPDDNIAPAIAHLVNFYLNSRAEGEEFNQFVRRVGMEAFQEKLNQFLGTDKLQQMA; encoded by the coding sequence ATGCAACGTATATGGGCACAAGATACCTCAAATTTAAACAAACATGAATTGATTAAGTTAAAAAAAGATGGTCTAGATATTTTAGACGATTTGAACAACTACTCACAACAGGGATTTAAAGCGATTAACGAAGAAGATCTGGATTTAATGAAATGGGCCGGTTTATATAGTCATAAGTCAGCGGATGGGCATTTTATGATGCGGGTGAAAATTCCTGGTGGTATTATGAGTTCCACTCAAGCCCGCACCTTAGCGGGCATTTCTCAAGATTTTGGTCGCGGGTTGGTTGATATCACCACCCGTCAAGCCATTCAGTTCCACTGGTTGACAGTGGAGAATACGCCGGAGATATACAAACGATTGACTGATGTAGGTCTCAGTTCGGTAGAAGCCTGCGGTGATTGTCCCAGGACTGTGGTGGGTAACCCGCTTCACGGTATAGACCCCAATGAGGTGCTGGATGCATCTCAATTGGTGCAACAAGTATATAACTTTTTTCAAAACAATCGTGAGTTTTCAAATTTGCCCCGTAAATATAAAATATCAATATCCGGTAACCAATTTAATGTTAACCATGCCGAAATCAATGACATTGCCTTTACACCGGCAGTTAAAGAGATAGCGGGTAACAAAGTTAAGGGATTTCATGTGAAGGTTGGTGGCGGGTTGTCCACCAAGCCGCACTTGGCACAGATATTAGACATTTTTGTCAGACCTGAAGAGGTGCTAAAGGTTGCGGTGGCCTCCACCACTATTTTTCGCGATCATGGTTATCGGGGACTGCGCAGCCATAACCGTTTGAAATTTTTAGTGGCCGATTGGGGTCCGGAAAAATTTAAAGAAGAGCTGCTAAAACTTGCCGGCCCCCTTGCCAATCGTGGGGAGGACCTCAGTAAGGGATGGAATGCTGGTTATTTTTATGGGGTACATCAACAAAAACAGCCGGGTCTGTGTTATGTTGGTTTATCGGTTCCACTGGGGCGGATGGATGCTGCCGAATTGGATGAACTGGCTAGATTGGCTGAAAAGTACGGTGATGGCTCCATCCGCACCTGCAACAGTCAAAACATAATTATAGCCAATGTGCCAAAGGCCCAGGTACCATCACTATTGGCTGAAAAACTGCTACAACGGTTAACTCCCTTTGCTAAGACATTTTTAGCCCATGCGGTTTCTTGCCCAGGTAATCAGTTCTGTAATAAAGCAGTGGTGGAAACCAAGGAGAGGTTGCGTTCTATAGCGGAGTATTTGGATCAACATATTGAAATTGACATTCCCATTAGAATTAACGCCAGTGGTTGCCCTAATTCCTGTGGCCAGCATCAAATAGCAGATATCGGCTTACAGGGTTCAGTGACTAAAATTGATGGTAAAAGAACCGACGCTTTTGAAATTCTCATCGGTGGTTGGTTAGGGAATACCCCTGGCTTTGCTACCAAGTTAATCGGTCGGATACCCGACGATAATATTGCCCCAGCCATAGCCCATTTGGTTAATTTTTATCTAAATAGCCGGGCAGAGGGCGAAGAATTTAATCAGTTTGTAAGGCGAGTGGGTATGGAAGCATTCCAAGAAAAACTAAACCAATTTCTTGGCACTGATAAATTGCAACAAATGGCATAA